GATCCGTTTATCACGTGGTTATACGGGAAGAAGTAAAATTTTGAAATTTGAAGGTTCTTATCATGGACATGCAGATAGTCTTCTTATCAAAGCAGGATCCGGCGTTGCAACGCTTGGATTGCCAGACAGTCCTGGTGTACCTGAAGGTGTGGCAACGAACACGATCACTGTTCCTTATAACGATCTAGAATCTGTTAAGGTGGCATTTGAACGCTTTGGAGAAGAGCTAGCTTGCGTTATCGTTGAACCTATAGCCGGAAATATGGGGGTTGTACCTCCTTTACCTGGGTTTTTACAAGGGTTACGTGATATCACTAGTCAGTACGGTTCCTTATTAATCTTTGATGAAGTGATGACGGGATTCCGTGTCGATATGAACTGTGCACAGGGACTGTTCGGAATTACGCCAGATTTGACTTGCCTTGGTAAGGTTATTGGCGGAGGTCTACCTGTAGGGGCTTATGGTGGCAAAAGAGAGATCATGGAGCAAATATCGCCAACGGGACCTATTTATCAAGCCGGGACACTTAGTGGTAATCCTTTGGCTATGATTGCAGGATATACGACGCTTAAGTTGCTTACACCAGAAGTGTATGAGCAATTAGAAGTGCGTGCTGCGCGCTTGCAGGCCGGATTAGAGAGCAATGCTCAGAAGATAGGAGTCCCGATCACCATTAACCGTGTAGGTTCGATGGTATGTCCATTCTTTACAGATAGCGACGTTATTAACTTCGATATAGCTAAGAATTGCAATACGGATCACTTCCGTCGTTATTTTGCCGCTATGGTCCAAAATGGTGTTAGTGTAGCGCCTTCTCAGTTCGAAGGAATGTTTGTGTCAGCTGCTCATAGTGTTGAGGATATTGATATGACGATTGCGGCCAATTATAAGGCTCTCGAAAGCCTTTGAGTCATCTAGCGAATGCGAACCGGCGAGGGGAATGGCTGGAGTTGATTCCAGGTAAAGCCATCTCAAGTGCAGAGAACGCTGACACGGCTGTATTGGAGTGGTTACTTCATACAGCAGAGATGCCTGAGAAGCTGCTAAATCGTCTTAAACATGAGAAGAAGATTCAATGGAAAGGCGACAGGATACAAATACATCTTTTTTCACCTCAGCTTCTAGGAGTTGAACCTGTTTGGCAGGACCTTGGGGTTCTGTATGAGGATGATTTTTGCTTAGTTGTACACAAGCCGGCAGGGATGTCTATTCACCCCGATGGTCGTGTAGGGTTGGTCACGCTTGATCATGTTGTGGCCGCACATTATCAGGCTACGGGTCAAGAAGTGACAGTAAAGCATATTCATCGATTGGATCAGGATACAACAGGTCCTGTGCTTTATGCTAAGAATGAATGGGCTCAATTAAAGCTGGATGAGAATATGCGAGATAAGAGAATCGACCGTAAATATGTTGCTTTCGTACAAGGAAACGTTAAACAGAATTTATCTTTGATAGATCTTGCCATTGGTAAAGATAGACATCATGCACAGCGTCGTCGTATTTCGCCCACAGGGCAGTCAGCGATTACACATGTTCAGCTAGAGGAACTATTCAAGGAAGCAAGTCTTGTTCGTCTTAGACTGGAGACAGGAAGAACGCATCAAATTCGTGTCCACTTAAGTCATGTGGGGCATCCGCTCATTGGGGATGTATTGTATGGTGGCAATACTACTTTAATGACAAGACAGTCGCTACATGGTGAAAGGTTAGCTTTTACCCATCCATTAACCAAAGAATATATCGAGATTGAGGATCCGTGGCCTGAAGATATGCGCAAATTACACAATCTTTTAAGAGCGTAAAAGGATAACGTTAAAAGAGTCATGCTCTCCTTTTTATAGCATATAAATAAAATGAGTTAACAATATTGGGCTCATGCCGTGAGTAGACTCATGGTTATAAGAATATGCCAAAAAGGAGGACGTTAACTGTGTTTGACCAGTCCTACGGTTTGCGCTTTGATATTTATGAACGTATACAACTATCGGACAATGTTGCAGGAATTGCAGAACTAGAGGAGATTGAATTACTTCCGCATATTCAGGTGATCAGTCAAGAAGACCAAGCTACGCTAAGGGGTCATTTACTTCTGAACGGTTTGTATAGGGGAGAAGGTGAAGAGGACGTGACTCAACGTTTGGAACACTTTATTCCTGTTGAAATTACTGTTCCTTTGAGCCGCGTTACTTCGATTGATGAAATCGCTGTAGAGATTGAGAATTTTGACATCGATCTTCTATCTACGCGGAGTCTTAACATTACAGGTGTTCTTTCATTACGCGGGATTGAGGCTCCACCTAATGATCGAGCAGCATGGGATGCCGAGGAGTTTACGGTTGTGCACGCTCCAGATTGGTCTGTAGAACAGGATGCAACTGCTCAATCTGCCTCACAAAACAACACCCTCTTAGAGCAGTCAGAAGAACTGAAATATGCTGATGAGGTAAAAGAGAGCGCGGTCTCTGTTCCTGAGCACTGGGCAAATGAGGACGTACCTGACACATCCGTATTACATACGGAGAATCAATTCATTGATGCTGATAGGTCTAAGCAAGTATCTAATGTGTGGCATTTCGAACCCGAAGATGAGACGGAATTGATATATCCTGAAATCGACATGAATTTAGTGGATGCAGAAGTGAGTGGAGAGAACCTTTATGGTGGCATATCCGTACATTCACTAGAGAACGATAACTCAGAAGAAAGTGATCATTCTTTTGCAAGCACGCCAGGAATCGCATCTACTGAGTCAAATGATGAGAAATCGGAGGTGCGGATCGCTGTAGGGAGTAAGCAACAGCTCACAGCGGAAGCGAAAGAGAACTTTGGGTTGTCGTCTATTCTGTCATCTAGTCGTTCTATGAGAGACTTAGAGCAGCAAGCTCAGGAAGTGCAACAATTAGCAGAAGAGATTGAACTGGATAAAGCGGCGGTTGAGGATGTCCAATGGAAAAGCCTTTTCTTGGGAAGCTCAGCAGAGAAAAGCCCATTTAGTAAGGTTCGGTTATGTATCGTACAAAAGGAAGAGACGATTGATATGATTGCAGATCGATATCAGATGAGCTCACGTGAGCTACTTCTGTACAACCGCTTGTCAGAGCAGACGATTGAAGAGGGGCAAGTACTTTATATTCCATGATTGTTGGATTGGCCTCTTATTTGGCGAAGAACCCCGTACATTATTGATGTACGGGGTTCTTCGTAATATTGAGAAGTTGACTAAGAACATCTAGCAAGTTATTATGGAGTAGAGTATTTAATAAGAAACTGTGAACGGGAAGAGTAGTTAGAATGCCCATCAGAGAGCGGAATTGCAGCGCTGAGAGATTCCGTTGGATGCAGACTAGTGAAAGTCACCCTGGAGTTGCCTATTTGAGCCTACGTGCATTTATGTGCATATTGATAGGGTAGAATAAGCCGGTTGCAGCCGTTATCTGTATGAGTGTCGCGTTTGATTAGGGAGAGTTTGCCTGATATTCGCGAAACAAAGGTGGTACCGCGAAAGAGTAACCTTTCGTCCTTTGAGGACGAAAGGTTTTTTTGTGTTTTGGATATGATGATTATATGTAATGGAGGTAAATAATAATGACTGATAATGAATCGAAGATGACTGCTGAGATGCCGACTACGTACGATCCTAAGGCAGCCGAGCAGAAATGGTACAAATACTGGATAGATAATAACTTCTTCCAAGCTGGACAACGTCCAGATGCGGAGAGCTATACGATTGTTATTCCACCACCAAATGTGACGGGAATGCTTCATATTGGTCACGCCTTAGACTTTACATTGCAGGACATTCTTGTCCGCACCAAGAGAATGCAAGGATATGACACACTATGGTTACCAGGTACGGATCATGCGGGGATTGCTACTCAGACCAAAGTAGAGCAAAAACTGCGTGAGCAGGGTATATCTCGTTATGATTTAGGCCGTGAAAAGTTTCTGGAACAAGTATGGGAATGGAAAGATCAGTATGCAAATACGATCCATGAACAATGGGCTAAGATGGGATTATCTTTAGACTATTCTAAAGAACGTTTCACCCTAGATAAAGGGTCATCTAAAGCAGTACGTGAAGTATTCGTTAAACTGTATAATAAAGGGTTGATTTACCGTGGTAAATATATTATTAACTGGGACCCTGTTGCTAGAACAGCGCTATCTGACATTGAAGTAGAATACAAAGAAGTACAAGGGCATCTCTACCACTTAACCTATCCACTCAAAGATGGAAGTGGCCACATCACTGTAGCTACTACACGCCCAGAGACGATGTTAGGAGACACTGCTGTTGCTGTCCATCCTGAGGATGAGCGTTACAGTCATCTGATCGGTCAGATGCTTGTGTTGCCCATTGTAGGCCGTGAAATTCCTATTATTGCAGATGAATATGTTGAGAAAGATTTCGGTAGCGGTGCTGTGAAGATAACCCCTGCACATGATCCGAATGATTTCGAAGTAGGACTTCGCCACAATTTACCTCAAATTACCGTTATGGATGAGAGCGGTAAGATGAATCAACAGGCTGGTCCATATCAAGGTCTAGATCGTACAGAATGTAGGAAACAGATTGTTAAAGATTTGCAAGAATCAGGCGTTCTTAATGAAATTGAGGACCATGTTCACCAAGTAGGACACAGTGAGCGTTCAGGAGCTGTAGTAGAGCCTTATTTGTCTACGCAATGGTTCGTTAAGATGAAACCACTGGCTGAGAAGGCTATTGAAGCTCAGAAATCAGGGAACGGCGTTAATTTCGTTCCAGATCGATTTGATAAGGTATATTTGCAATGGATTGAGAACATACGCGATTGGTGTATTTCAAGACAACTATGGTGGGGTCATCGTATTCCAGCTTGGTATTGTGAGTCATGTGGCGAGCTACATGTTGCTCATGAGGATGTATCGGTCTGTTCCAAATGTGGAAGTACTGAACTACAACAAGACAATGATGTGCTTGATACGTGGTTCAGCTCGGGATTGTGGCCTTTCTCTACATTAGGCTGGCCGGATACAACAGAAGACTTGAAGCGGTACTATCCAATCGATGTACTCGTAACGGGTTATGATATCATTTACTTCTGGGTAGCTCGGATGATATTTACAGCTCTGGAGTTCACTGGAGAAATTCCGTTTAAAGATGTGCTTATGCATGGACTTGTAAGGGACGCTGATGGACGTAAGATGTCCAAGTCACTCGGAAACGGAGTAGATCCGCTAGATGTGATCGATCAATATGGCGCTGACGCTATGCGCTACATGATTTCAACCAGTAGTACACCAGGGCAAGATTTACGTTTCCGCTTGGAGAAGGTTGAACAAGCTCGGAATTTTGCTAACAAAATATGGAACGCTTCTCGCTTCGCTCTCATGAACTTAGAAGGATTCACATATGATGATATTGATATCACGGGTGACTTAAAGACGGCAGATCGCTTCATATTGCATCGTTTGAACGAAACTTCGCGCGATATTACGCGTCTAATAGATGCTTACGAGTTTGGTGAGACAGGTCGATTGCTCTATAATTTCATTTGGGATGATCTTTGCGACTGGTATATTGAATTCGCCAAGCTCTCTTTATATGGAGAAGACGAAGTATCCAAGAAGAAAACCCAATCTGTTCTTAGCTTTGTATTAGATCGGACACTACGTCTGATTCATCCATTCATGCCGTTTATCTCCGAGGAAATATGGCAGCACCTTCCGCATTCAGGTGATACGATCACTTTGGCTGAGTGGCCTAAGTACGATGCATCCTTTGAGAATGATTTAGCGATTACCGAAATGAATACGCTGATGGATATCATTCGGACAGTTCGTAATGTACGAGCAGAAGTAAATGTACCTATGAGTAAAAAGGTAGAGCTGATCATTAAAGCAGGAGATACCAACGTACTCAACATTATTAGCCGGAATGAAGAATATGTGCAGCGTTTCTGTAACACATCGAGCTTTCAAGTAGGTGTAGATATTCCAGCACCAGATAAAGCGATGTCTGCTGTCGTAACAGGAGTTGAGATATATTTACCACTAGCAGGCTTGATTAATATCGATGAAGAAATTGTACGACTTGAGAAAGAAGTACAATTGTTGGATAGTGAAGTTGATCGTGTGGAGAAAAAACTGAGTAATCAGGGATTCGTGTCCAAAGCACCTGCTAAGGTGATTGAGGAAGAACGTGCCAAACAAGCGGATTATTCGGATAAACGTAGTAAAGTGTTAGCAAGAATTGAAGAATTAAAAGGCTAATGAAACATTAATTTATGGATCTGAAGGTGAGAATGCATGGGGGATCATCTTGGAGCTGAACTTCAGACTCCTTTGACAACATATAAAGAAGCGGTCGATTGGATTAATGGCTTAATTCCTTTTGGAATCAAGCCAGGATTGTCACGAATGGAAATGATGATGGACCTATTAGGTCATCCTGAACGTAGACTCAAATTTATACATGTTGCTGGAACCAATGGGAAAGGCTCAACATGTGCTTTTTTGACCTCTGCACTTTTACAAGCAGGGTATTCCGTGGGGACATTCACATCCCCATACATCACGAAGTTTACCAATCGTTTTCAGTACAATGGTGAAGATATTCCTGAAGAAACCTTGTTAGAGCTTGCAAATCGACTTCATCCAATAGTAGACAGACTTTCAAATACACCTGAGGGTTCGCCCACGTTTTTTGAAATATCTACAGCACTCGCTGTGCTTTATTATGCAGAGATATGTGTGCCCGATGTGGTCGTATGGGAGACGGGTCTTGGGGGAAGGCTGGATGTTACGAACATAGTGAATCCGGTAGTTTCTGTCATTACGAATGTGGGAATGGATCATACAGATATTCTCGGAGACACACTAACGCAGATTGCTTCTGAAAAGGCAGGGATTATTAAACCAGGTGTGCCGGTTGTTAGTTGTGCTGAGCAACCTGAGGTGATAGAAGTGCTGAGAGAAACAGCTGCTAGAAATAAGTCGACGTTATATCTTGCGGGCGAGCAATTTAAGGTTGAGCGTACTGACTATGAGGGAGGATTACAATCCTTTCAGTTTGACGGACCCTTTCGCGAACTCAAGATCGAAATCTCCATGAAGGGTGAGCATCAGGTCGCTAATGCTGCGGGGGCTATGATGGTGCTTGAGTTGCTACGTCAATATAGTGCCTATGTCATGGATGATGAAGATATACTCAAAGGTTTCAGAGATACATTCTGGGCAGGGCGTCTAGAAGAGCTTGGAAGTTCCCCAAGAATTGTTGTAGATGGTGCACACAATCCTGAAGGGGCAATGACTCTGGCGAAGAGTCTTCCGCAACATTATAAATATCGATCATTAAATTTGATGATGGGGATGCTTTCTAATAAGCATCATGAATCATACATGAAGCATATACTACCTATAGTGGATACCTTGATTCTAACTGAACCTAATTTCCGTAAAAAAATGGATGTACATTTATTATTGGATATTGTGGAACGGCTTAAGCTTGATTACGCTAAACCGAACTTGCAAATTATAGTTGAACCAGATTGGAAACAGGCATTAGAAATATTGAAGTTACGGACGGAAGAGGAGGATCTTGGGGTGATATCCGGTACACTGTACTTAATTGCCGACGTGCGGGGATCTCTCTTAAATCAATCCGATTCTGAAAAAGGTTGGTGAATAACTGTTGAATACTTCAGAACATGTTCATTTTATCGGTATTGGTGGCTACGGGATGAGCGCCATTGCACGAGTCATGTTAGAGATGGGTTGTACAGTCACGGGTTCTGACGTGGCTTCACAAGAATTAACAGAGAAATTGGCTGCCAAAGGAGCCAAAGTATATATTGGGCATAAAGCAGAGCAAGTACATGGTGCTGATCTGGTTGTATATTCAACTGCATTGTCTAAAGATAATGTAGAAATAGTGGAGGCAGAGAACCTTAGCATTCCAGTCTTGCATCGTTCTCAAATGCTTGCCAGACTACTAAATGAACGTAAAGGTGTCGCCGTTGCAGGAGCGCATGGAAAAACAACAACCTCTTCTATGATAGCGCTCGTAATGGAGAAGTGTGGTGTTGACCCGACCTACATTATTGGCGGGGAAATTATGAACATGGGTACAAACGCCAAGGCGGGTCAAGGAGAACATGTGGTAGCTGAAGCAGATGAGAGCGATGGTTCTTTCCTTCAATATCACCCATGGCTTGGTGTTGTAACGAACATTGAAGCAGATCACTTGGAGAATTATAACAGTGACTTTGAGCAGCTCAAAGGGGCATACGTCCAATTTTTGAATCAAATTAGGAAGGAAGGAACAGCTGTTCTATGTGGTGATGATCACATTATTCAGTCGATTCTTCCAAGTCTGGATTGCAACATAACGACGTATGGTATCAAGTCAGAAGCTGACTATATGGCGAGCGACATTGTTCTTGGAGACCGTTGTGCTTCTTTTACTATGAGTTATTCAGAGAATGTGCTGGGTAGGGTAGAATTATCCGTACCGGGTCTTTATAATATTTACAATGCTATGGCTGCTGTAGTTGTCTGTTTAAAGGCAGGAATTCCTTTCGCTTCTATTGTGGAAGCTATTTCTGAATTTCATGGAGCGAAGCGGCGTTTTCAAGTATTAGGTGAACAGAACGGTATTCTCATTATTGATGATTATGCGCATCACCCAACAGAAATCGAGGCCACGATTAGTGCTGCTAAGGCTACAGGTAAGCGAATTATAGCTGTATTTCAGCCTCAACGATATAGTCGAACTTTTTTCTTGCTTGATGCTTTCAGCCGGGCTTTTAGTGAAGCGGATGAAGTCATTATTACAGATATCTACTCACCAGCTGGTGAATTGCAAATCGAAGGTATACATTCAGCTAAATTAGTTGAGCTCATTGTACAGAATAGTAACGCAGGCGCTAGATACCTTCCTACTAAGGAAGAAGTACTAGAAGATCTGAAGAAACGGGTAACATCTGGAGACTTGGTCCTAACGATGGGAGCAGGCGATATCTGGAAAGTTGGCGCTGAGCTGGCTAAAGATATGTAATAATAAGTACAAAAAGGCAAGTCAAGGTTAACACCCTTGACTTGCCTTTTTGAATTTATAACAGTGAGTGAACATATCTTCTTGTAATCTATCATATATCTAATACTAGAAGATGAGACAAGGTGAGGTGTTCACGGTGAATAAAGCAAAAATGACATTTCGGTTTGATGAAGGAAAACGACTACCAGATCTTTATGAGGATAGGGAGTTAGAGCTGATACAGGGAAAGGAACAATTCTCAAATGAAGCTCCTAAGAAGCATACATCTTCCCATATCACAGTATTACCTGAATCGATGGAAGGTTGGGGAGATCCATTTAGTAAAAGGGATAATTGGGAAGAGATGTTGACGCACGGTAACCTTGAGCAACTAAATGATTCTAAAGAGGAAAAGTCGGATACCTTATACGAATCAAATTCTTTATATGAATCTAATTTTCAGCCGAGCGAGGTAGAGAAAGAAAGTTCCAATAAGGAGTATTACGGAATACATCGACCTCGCCGTCCTACTTCTTTATGGAAGGTATTTGGTACAGTAACGGCTGCAGTTGTGACAGGAGGTTTATTTGGATTTGTGGTGCTCTCATTTTTTGATATGGGAAATATAATGGAACAGGATGCACGGCCGGTGTCAACACAACAATCTGAAATCATCAGTAGTCCTGATCAAGCTGGAGAAGCAGAACAGATGATGGTGGTTAAGGCGGATGTCGAACCTCAGACTTACTATATGCTTCAGTATGGTGTCTTTAGTAGTGTTGACAGGGTAGAGCAGGCTAAGAAAGAACTACTGGGAATAGGACTTGCGGCAGGGAATGATCCAGATCAAGAGAATCGTGTCTATGCAGGGGTATCTCTTGATCGGGAGCAGGCCAAATTGTTAAGTAATCAATTGAAAACACAAGGTGTGGAGCTATATGTAAGAGAGATTCAATTACCTTCAGCTACTGAGCTTGCCTTCAGTGGAGACTCAGAAAGTGTAAGTCGATATTACAGTGTCAGTAGTGCATTGATTTCCTCATTAAGTCATATTTCTGCTACACGTCTTGGAATTGAACGGCCCACTGCCTTAAGTAGTGACGAGACGAATGAATTAACGAAATTACATCAGCAATGGATAGAGTCTATGAAAACTTTGCAAAGTGGAATTACACCAGAGGGTAACGTCATAGGTAAACAGATGGAACAATCCATGAACAGCGCACTATCATCGGTGACAGAGTATAATAAAAATTCATCTAAAGGGCATTTGTGGGAAATTCAATCCAATATGATGCAATACATTATGGGTCAGAAGCAATTGATAGATATGATAAAAACAAGTTAGAAAGAGATATAGAAAGGATATTTATTGCATTTCACTTGAAAATATATAGTGTTCAATCCGTTAGGGAATATGGAAATACTTCCCCCTATCGGATTTTTGTTTGTATTGAAGTTGAATTAACCGTATAATAATGTGAGTGTCAAAAAATGGCGAGGGAAGAGAAGAATGAAGAAAAACATAGGTTTACTATTATTGTTTCTTCTGCTTGGCTGGCTAGTAGGGGCATGGATTGCCAAAGCGCTTGAACCTGTCCAAAGTCTTTCTTTTCTTACTGCATCTACCATGATTAAATGGTCACCTCAAGCAAATTTAGACATTATTAGCTATGATTTTACCATCCAAATGAAACTCAGCCTGCTTAGTTTGATCGGCATCATTGTCTCCGTGTGGCTGTATCGCAGACTGTAACTAGGACAAAAAGGAGAACTCCATTGATATCACAACAATCACGTCGAATTATTCTAGCTTCAACATCACCGCGTAGGCAGGAGATTATTGCTTCCCTACGCATCCCATATGAAATACAGCCTAGTTATGTGAATGAAGATACTCCTGTAGACTGGACTCCTCGGCAAATCGTTGAGGGATTAGCTTTACGCAAAGCGGAAACGGTGTATAATAAGTTCTCACCCTATAAGGAACCTTGCATTATAGTAGGGAGCGATACGATTGTGCTATTGGACAAT
The nucleotide sequence above comes from Paenibacillus sp. IHBB 10380. Encoded proteins:
- the hemL gene encoding glutamate-1-semialdehyde 2,1-aminomutase, with the protein product MSNGSGIRKEEASRTAFEEAKQYIPGGVNSPVRAFKSVGLTPIYVERGEGSTIYDIDGNSFIDYVCSWGPLIMGHAHPEVISAIRETALNGTSFGAPTLIETEMAKLVCERVPSIDIVRMVSSGTEATMSAIRLSRGYTGRSKILKFEGSYHGHADSLLIKAGSGVATLGLPDSPGVPEGVATNTITVPYNDLESVKVAFERFGEELACVIVEPIAGNMGVVPPLPGFLQGLRDITSQYGSLLIFDEVMTGFRVDMNCAQGLFGITPDLTCLGKVIGGGLPVGAYGGKREIMEQISPTGPIYQAGTLSGNPLAMIAGYTTLKLLTPEVYEQLEVRAARLQAGLESNAQKIGVPITINRVGSMVCPFFTDSDVINFDIAKNCNTDHFRRYFAAMVQNGVSVAPSQFEGMFVSAAHSVEDIDMTIAANYKALESL
- a CDS encoding RluA family pseudouridine synthase, with protein sequence MSHLANANRRGEWLELIPGKAISSAENADTAVLEWLLHTAEMPEKLLNRLKHEKKIQWKGDRIQIHLFSPQLLGVEPVWQDLGVLYEDDFCLVVHKPAGMSIHPDGRVGLVTLDHVVAAHYQATGQEVTVKHIHRLDQDTTGPVLYAKNEWAQLKLDENMRDKRIDRKYVAFVQGNVKQNLSLIDLAIGKDRHHAQRRRISPTGQSAITHVQLEELFKEASLVRLRLETGRTHQIRVHLSHVGHPLIGDVLYGGNTTLMTRQSLHGERLAFTHPLTKEYIEIEDPWPEDMRKLHNLLRA
- a CDS encoding LysM peptidoglycan-binding domain-containing protein, with amino-acid sequence MFDQSYGLRFDIYERIQLSDNVAGIAELEEIELLPHIQVISQEDQATLRGHLLLNGLYRGEGEEDVTQRLEHFIPVEITVPLSRVTSIDEIAVEIENFDIDLLSTRSLNITGVLSLRGIEAPPNDRAAWDAEEFTVVHAPDWSVEQDATAQSASQNNTLLEQSEELKYADEVKESAVSVPEHWANEDVPDTSVLHTENQFIDADRSKQVSNVWHFEPEDETELIYPEIDMNLVDAEVSGENLYGGISVHSLENDNSEESDHSFASTPGIASTESNDEKSEVRIAVGSKQQLTAEAKENFGLSSILSSSRSMRDLEQQAQEVQQLAEEIELDKAAVEDVQWKSLFLGSSAEKSPFSKVRLCIVQKEETIDMIADRYQMSSRELLLYNRLSEQTIEEGQVLYIP
- a CDS encoding valine--tRNA ligase, with protein sequence MTDNESKMTAEMPTTYDPKAAEQKWYKYWIDNNFFQAGQRPDAESYTIVIPPPNVTGMLHIGHALDFTLQDILVRTKRMQGYDTLWLPGTDHAGIATQTKVEQKLREQGISRYDLGREKFLEQVWEWKDQYANTIHEQWAKMGLSLDYSKERFTLDKGSSKAVREVFVKLYNKGLIYRGKYIINWDPVARTALSDIEVEYKEVQGHLYHLTYPLKDGSGHITVATTRPETMLGDTAVAVHPEDERYSHLIGQMLVLPIVGREIPIIADEYVEKDFGSGAVKITPAHDPNDFEVGLRHNLPQITVMDESGKMNQQAGPYQGLDRTECRKQIVKDLQESGVLNEIEDHVHQVGHSERSGAVVEPYLSTQWFVKMKPLAEKAIEAQKSGNGVNFVPDRFDKVYLQWIENIRDWCISRQLWWGHRIPAWYCESCGELHVAHEDVSVCSKCGSTELQQDNDVLDTWFSSGLWPFSTLGWPDTTEDLKRYYPIDVLVTGYDIIYFWVARMIFTALEFTGEIPFKDVLMHGLVRDADGRKMSKSLGNGVDPLDVIDQYGADAMRYMISTSSTPGQDLRFRLEKVEQARNFANKIWNASRFALMNLEGFTYDDIDITGDLKTADRFILHRLNETSRDITRLIDAYEFGETGRLLYNFIWDDLCDWYIEFAKLSLYGEDEVSKKKTQSVLSFVLDRTLRLIHPFMPFISEEIWQHLPHSGDTITLAEWPKYDASFENDLAITEMNTLMDIIRTVRNVRAEVNVPMSKKVELIIKAGDTNVLNIISRNEEYVQRFCNTSSFQVGVDIPAPDKAMSAVVTGVEIYLPLAGLINIDEEIVRLEKEVQLLDSEVDRVEKKLSNQGFVSKAPAKVIEEERAKQADYSDKRSKVLARIEELKG
- a CDS encoding bifunctional folylpolyglutamate synthase/dihydrofolate synthase codes for the protein MGDHLGAELQTPLTTYKEAVDWINGLIPFGIKPGLSRMEMMMDLLGHPERRLKFIHVAGTNGKGSTCAFLTSALLQAGYSVGTFTSPYITKFTNRFQYNGEDIPEETLLELANRLHPIVDRLSNTPEGSPTFFEISTALAVLYYAEICVPDVVVWETGLGGRLDVTNIVNPVVSVITNVGMDHTDILGDTLTQIASEKAGIIKPGVPVVSCAEQPEVIEVLRETAARNKSTLYLAGEQFKVERTDYEGGLQSFQFDGPFRELKIEISMKGEHQVANAAGAMMVLELLRQYSAYVMDDEDILKGFRDTFWAGRLEELGSSPRIVVDGAHNPEGAMTLAKSLPQHYKYRSLNLMMGMLSNKHHESYMKHILPIVDTLILTEPNFRKKMDVHLLLDIVERLKLDYAKPNLQIIVEPDWKQALEILKLRTEEEDLGVISGTLYLIADVRGSLLNQSDSEKGW
- the murC gene encoding UDP-N-acetylmuramate--L-alanine ligase, which codes for MNTSEHVHFIGIGGYGMSAIARVMLEMGCTVTGSDVASQELTEKLAAKGAKVYIGHKAEQVHGADLVVYSTALSKDNVEIVEAENLSIPVLHRSQMLARLLNERKGVAVAGAHGKTTTSSMIALVMEKCGVDPTYIIGGEIMNMGTNAKAGQGEHVVAEADESDGSFLQYHPWLGVVTNIEADHLENYNSDFEQLKGAYVQFLNQIRKEGTAVLCGDDHIIQSILPSLDCNITTYGIKSEADYMASDIVLGDRCASFTMSYSENVLGRVELSVPGLYNIYNAMAAVVVCLKAGIPFASIVEAISEFHGAKRRFQVLGEQNGILIIDDYAHHPTEIEATISAAKATGKRIIAVFQPQRYSRTFFLLDAFSRAFSEADEVIITDIYSPAGELQIEGIHSAKLVELIVQNSNAGARYLPTKEEVLEDLKKRVTSGDLVLTMGAGDIWKVGAELAKDM
- a CDS encoding SPOR domain-containing protein encodes the protein MNKAKMTFRFDEGKRLPDLYEDRELELIQGKEQFSNEAPKKHTSSHITVLPESMEGWGDPFSKRDNWEEMLTHGNLEQLNDSKEEKSDTLYESNSLYESNFQPSEVEKESSNKEYYGIHRPRRPTSLWKVFGTVTAAVVTGGLFGFVVLSFFDMGNIMEQDARPVSTQQSEIISSPDQAGEAEQMMVVKADVEPQTYYMLQYGVFSSVDRVEQAKKELLGIGLAAGNDPDQENRVYAGVSLDREQAKLLSNQLKTQGVELYVREIQLPSATELAFSGDSESVSRYYSVSSALISSLSHISATRLGIERPTALSSDETNELTKLHQQWIESMKTLQSGITPEGNVIGKQMEQSMNSALSSVTEYNKNSSKGHLWEIQSNMMQYIMGQKQLIDMIKTS
- a CDS encoding DUF4321 domain-containing protein yields the protein MKKNIGLLLLFLLLGWLVGAWIAKALEPVQSLSFLTASTMIKWSPQANLDIISYDFTIQMKLSLLSLIGIIVSVWLYRRL